A genomic segment from Bartonella ancashensis encodes:
- a CDS encoding PstS family phosphate ABC transporter substrate-binding protein, whose translation MSRLLSVGVGLVLAVVALVDASSARDQIQIAGSSTVLPYAKIVAETFGEVYPKFKTPIIESGGSGSGIKEFCRGLGYNTVDIVNSSRAMKVGELQSCFDAGVKDVEEIRIGYDGIVLATDISGFDWNLRPVDIYKALAARVIVNGKLQPNKVMKWNVVNNILPSRDIVVYIPGEKHGTREIFEEKLLIVGCKDSGAVEEMKSLGMNDKEINAACIAVRKDGKAIDIDGDYSETFTRLTSHKMGIGVFSWSFYKNNADKLKVVYINNVEPNVETISNGQYPVSRPLFFYVKKVHLDTVPGLWEYVEFFLSDQMIGVDGLLAEYGLIVASEREQEMQRASFSVGTVMTLR comes from the coding sequence ATGAGTAGATTGTTGTCCGTTGGAGTTGGACTGGTTCTTGCGGTTGTGGCACTGGTTGATGCTAGTAGTGCCCGTGATCAAATTCAGATAGCAGGTTCGTCCACGGTTTTGCCTTATGCGAAGATTGTAGCTGAAACATTTGGAGAGGTTTACCCCAAATTTAAGACTCCAATTATTGAATCCGGAGGTTCAGGTTCTGGTATTAAAGAGTTTTGCCGTGGTCTCGGATACAATACAGTTGATATTGTAAATTCTTCACGAGCAATGAAGGTAGGTGAGCTACAATCTTGTTTTGATGCTGGTGTAAAGGATGTTGAAGAAATACGCATCGGATATGATGGTATTGTTCTTGCAACAGATATCAGTGGTTTTGACTGGAATTTGCGGCCTGTTGATATTTATAAAGCTCTTGCAGCTCGGGTTATTGTTAATGGAAAATTACAACCCAACAAGGTGATGAAATGGAACGTAGTCAACAATATTCTCCCCAGTCGGGATATTGTAGTTTACATTCCTGGTGAAAAACATGGAACGCGCGAGATTTTTGAAGAAAAATTGCTGATTGTGGGCTGTAAGGATAGTGGAGCTGTCGAAGAAATGAAATCCTTAGGGATGAATGATAAGGAGATTAATGCGGCTTGTATTGCCGTACGTAAGGATGGGAAGGCTATTGATATCGATGGGGATTATTCTGAAACGTTCACCCGATTAACGTCTCATAAGATGGGTATAGGTGTTTTTAGTTGGTCCTTTTATAAAAATAACGCTGATAAACTTAAGGTTGTATACATAAACAATGTTGAACCAAATGTTGAAACAATTTCTAACGGTCAATATCCAGTTTCTCGTCCACTTTTTTTCTATGTTAAGAAGGTTCATTTAGATACTGTACCAGGGTTATGGGAATATGTTGAGTTTTTCCTTTCTGATCAAATGATTGGTGTAGATGGTTTATTAGCTGAGTATGGTTTGATTGTTGCCTCTGAAAGAGAGCAGGAAATGCAACGTGCTTCTTTTTCTGTTGGAACAGTGATGACTTTGAGATGA
- a CDS encoding DUF1561 family protein, which translates to MRWKILLFFFSLLLNARTSLGAHVPGVIQTPPNHPQDKAIQVKVHTGKEYCYAPVFTKGEGYIYIDNCNSSYVKPARYDLFQRVAWKVNDIWLCMTAPSSITDIDGNSTTYWDYLLLRPCVLNDPNQRWVIENRILYTADKKFRVKDYKWYAYISKDKSAYYDHTLTPQMDSWTKRIVTPVSLSFRTSIAWLFINIYPPVFHLYYLQNDLSSLSETPLYYNPENGHIAQYYSNSGYLYCMASKQSPSQNWNWVEWTYCTDEIPKKKDSTFWDLFQLDGRDGFILDSNRNALRVTRHGPNWGVPYTAKPDYLEKDTTNSPKSKFMLSPGIEQWNLYVNGNLGKTLIYCPAPGNKENVAQSSKTRVKRHLPPDFTLTPEWIHRLWQIATSTVAGRQEEVGYCGACTLHTAQMLAELLEYHQRDPLRDGGYFFNTQGGADPFLSFRQRYPGLTARLETTRTYATVPLSAGESRHERAHRAAHLMMAMFLPGYLWRSSATASTPQDMQRTLRDLVNLLPGTIGFLLISRANAAGTGRIAHVQPFVRTHQGFTLIITNTLGIPLERYRALLSPTTDPARLLYYLSTEGRRKIYAITPFEMVGFNAPPLSVSMSQRNCTGEGEHRRGNGELPNTATINQCGSGRCM; encoded by the coding sequence ATGAGATGGAAAATCCTTTTATTCTTCTTTAGTTTATTACTAAATGCTCGTACGTCTTTAGGAGCTCATGTTCCTGGAGTGATTCAAACTCCTCCTAACCATCCTCAGGATAAAGCTATCCAAGTTAAGGTCCATACAGGAAAGGAATATTGCTATGCTCCAGTTTTTACAAAAGGAGAAGGCTATATCTACATCGATAATTGTAACTCTTCTTATGTTAAACCAGCTCGCTACGACCTATTTCAAAGAGTAGCTTGGAAAGTAAATGATATATGGTTGTGTATGACCGCTCCTAGTTCAATCACAGATATTGACGGAAACTCCACAACTTATTGGGATTATCTTTTACTAAGACCTTGTGTTCTCAATGATCCTAATCAACGTTGGGTCATTGAAAACCGTATCTTGTATACAGCCGATAAAAAATTTCGTGTTAAAGACTATAAATGGTATGCTTATATTTCAAAGGACAAAAGCGCTTATTATGATCACACTTTAACCCCTCAAATGGATTCCTGGACCAAAAGGATTGTTACTCCCGTTAGTCTCAGTTTCAGAACATCTATAGCGTGGCTATTTATCAATATATACCCTCCTGTTTTCCATCTCTACTATCTTCAAAATGACTTATCATCACTCTCTGAAACGCCTCTTTATTATAACCCAGAAAATGGCCATATCGCGCAATATTACTCTAACAGTGGATACCTCTATTGTATGGCTTCCAAACAATCTCCCTCACAAAATTGGAATTGGGTAGAATGGACATATTGTACAGATGAAATTCCTAAAAAGAAGGATTCTACCTTCTGGGATCTTTTTCAGTTAGATGGGCGTGACGGTTTTATTCTGGACTCTAATCGTAATGCGTTAAGAGTTACCCGACATGGTCCCAATTGGGGTGTCCCTTATACAGCTAAGCCTGATTACCTTGAAAAAGACACAACAAATTCTCCAAAATCTAAATTTATGCTTTCTCCTGGTATTGAACAATGGAATCTCTACGTTAATGGGAATTTGGGAAAGACACTCATTTATTGCCCTGCTCCTGGAAACAAGGAGAATGTTGCTCAATCTTCCAAGACACGCGTAAAACGACATTTACCTCCTGATTTTACTCTCACTCCGGAGTGGATACACAGACTATGGCAGATTGCTACAAGTACTGTCGCTGGGCGTCAAGAAGAAGTTGGCTATTGTGGAGCCTGCACATTGCATACTGCACAAATGCTCGCTGAGTTGCTAGAATACCATCAAAGAGACCCCCTTAGAGATGGCGGTTACTTCTTTAATACACAAGGAGGTGCGGATCCATTTCTCTCATTTCGTCAAAGATACCCTGGTCTTACAGCAAGACTTGAAACAACACGAACTTATGCTACAGTACCTTTGTCTGCAGGGGAAAGTAGACATGAACGAGCGCATAGAGCAGCTCATCTAATGATGGCAATGTTTTTACCAGGCTATCTGTGGAGATCTTCAGCTACTGCAAGCACGCCACAAGACATGCAAAGAACGCTTCGAGATCTGGTGAATCTTCTTCCTGGAACGATTGGGTTTCTTTTAATTTCCAGAGCTAATGCAGCTGGTACAGGCAGAATTGCTCATGTTCAACCTTTTGTAAGGACACACCAAGGATTCACATTAATAATTACAAACACACTTGGCATACCTCTTGAACGATACAGAGCTCTTCTCAGCCCAACCACAGACCCAGCAAGACTATTGTATTATCTTTCAACTGAGGGACGTCGAAAAATTTATGCAATTACACCTTTTGAAATGGTTGGATTCAATGCACCTCCTTTGAGTGTTTCTATGTCTCAAAGAAACTGTACTGGAGAAGGAGAGCATAGAAGAGGTAATGGAGAATTACCAAACACCGCAACCATTAATCAATGTGGTAGTGGCAGATGTATGTGA
- the mutM gene encoding bifunctional DNA-formamidopyrimidine glycosylase/DNA-(apurinic or apyrimidinic site) lyase: protein MPELPEVETIRRGLDPILVGSKILSVTLGRKNLRFPFPEEFSNRITDEIIVGVGRRAKYLLFYLSHNKTILSHLGMSGSWRAESNFPRKEPSIVQRSVAHDHCTVVIQTENNEIFRLIYNDSRRFGFMVLADSMKLNEHPFLKNLGVEPIGDAFSGAYLQRTFVNKKVSLKTALLDQSVIAGLGNIYVCEALWRSCLSPQRSVSTLALKDANVCHVVEDLAQNIREVLFDAILSGGSSLRDYIHADGSLGYFQQYFSVYKREGKECLRCGTLIVRIVQSGRSSFYCPQCQK from the coding sequence ATGCCTGAACTTCCTGAAGTAGAAACGATTCGTCGTGGTCTTGATCCCATCTTAGTTGGCTCAAAGATTTTGTCTGTTACGTTAGGCCGTAAAAATCTACGTTTTCCTTTCCCTGAAGAATTTTCTAATCGAATTACGGATGAGATAATCGTAGGGGTTGGTAGGCGTGCAAAGTATTTATTATTCTATCTTTCACACAACAAAACAATTTTGAGTCATTTGGGAATGTCAGGGTCGTGGCGTGCAGAGAGCAACTTTCCAAGAAAAGAACCTTCAATTGTACAGCGATCAGTTGCACATGACCATTGTACTGTGGTCATTCAGACAGAGAATAATGAGATTTTTCGCCTTATTTATAATGATTCTCGTCGTTTTGGCTTTATGGTATTAGCAGATTCAATGAAGCTGAATGAGCACCCTTTTCTTAAAAATTTGGGTGTTGAACCTATAGGCGATGCATTTTCTGGCGCTTACCTACAAAGGACTTTCGTTAATAAAAAAGTATCACTCAAGACAGCTTTGCTTGATCAATCCGTTATTGCAGGTCTTGGAAATATTTATGTTTGCGAAGCTCTTTGGCGCAGCTGTTTATCTCCTCAGCGAAGTGTATCGACATTAGCGTTAAAAGATGCAAATGTATGCCATGTAGTAGAAGATTTAGCACAAAATATACGTGAAGTTCTTTTTGACGCAATTCTTTCTGGTGGATCTTCTTTGCGTGATTATATTCATGCAGATGGTTCGCTTGGTTATTTTCAACAGTATTTTTCTGTTTATAAACGAGAAGGAAAGGAATGTTTGCGCTGTGGTACGTTGATTGTGCGCATTGTGCAGTCTGGGCGTTCAAGCTTTTATTGTCCACAGTGTCAAAAATGA
- a CDS encoding aminopeptidase, with amino-acid sequence MHFDAHTTTFLSQMLDRLAEVAVVVGLNLQEGQDLVLTAPVEALPLVRRIAFHAYKVGAGVVTPILGDENLSLVRFENACTASFDCAPAWLYEGMAKAFENGAARLAIVGDNPLLLSNQDSNKVTRLSKATSMAYQPALKKISNFAINWSIVSYPTAGWATVVFPDLSPDEAIKKLADAIFSASRITEDNVVDAWNAHNRNLKKRTSWLNEQRFSALHFTGPGTDLTVGLADEHEWQGGASLAQNGIICNPNIPTEEVFTTPHAHKVEGFVRSTKPLSYQGALIDNIEVRFEAGRIVSASASAGEKVLQQVLQSDEGASRLGEVALVPHSSPISKSGLLFYNTLFDENAACHIALGQCYSKCFLDGGSLTAEEIAMRGGNKSMIHIDWMIGSGEIDIDGITQTGMKIPIFRQGEWV; translated from the coding sequence ATGCATTTTGATGCGCACACGACAACATTTTTATCTCAGATGCTTGACCGCCTCGCGGAAGTTGCCGTGGTAGTAGGGCTTAATCTGCAAGAGGGACAAGATCTTGTTTTAACCGCTCCCGTTGAAGCTTTACCTTTGGTACGGCGCATTGCTTTTCATGCATATAAAGTTGGTGCTGGTGTTGTAACACCAATTTTAGGAGATGAAAATTTGTCGCTTGTGCGTTTTGAAAATGCATGCACTGCGAGTTTTGATTGTGCACCTGCTTGGCTTTATGAAGGAATGGCGAAAGCTTTTGAAAATGGTGCTGCGCGCTTAGCTATTGTTGGTGATAATCCTTTGCTTCTCTCCAACCAAGATTCGAATAAGGTAACACGTTTAAGTAAAGCGACATCAATGGCGTATCAGCCTGCTCTTAAAAAAATATCCAATTTTGCTATTAATTGGTCAATAGTTTCTTATCCTACGGCAGGATGGGCTACTGTTGTTTTTCCTGATCTATCACCAGATGAAGCAATTAAAAAATTAGCGGATGCTATTTTTTCTGCTTCGCGTATCACAGAAGATAACGTAGTAGATGCATGGAATGCACATAATAGGAACTTGAAAAAGCGGACATCGTGGTTGAATGAACAACGTTTTTCAGCTTTGCATTTTACTGGTCCTGGAACTGATTTAACTGTTGGCTTGGCAGATGAGCACGAGTGGCAAGGAGGGGCTTCGCTTGCTCAAAATGGGATTATCTGTAATCCTAATATTCCAACAGAGGAAGTATTCACTACGCCTCATGCCCATAAAGTTGAGGGTTTTGTTCGTTCAACAAAGCCATTATCTTACCAAGGAGCACTTATTGACAATATTGAGGTGCGTTTTGAAGCGGGACGTATTGTTAGTGCAAGTGCTTCAGCGGGAGAAAAAGTTTTACAACAAGTTTTACAAAGCGATGAAGGTGCAAGTAGATTGGGTGAAGTTGCTCTTGTTCCACATTCTTCTCCGATTTCTAAGAGTGGGTTACTTTTTTACAATACATTGTTTGATGAAAATGCAGCGTGCCATATTGCCTTAGGGCAATGTTATTCCAAGTGTTTTTTGGATGGTGGATCGTTAACAGCAGAAGAAATTGCAATGCGTGGTGGCAATAAAAGCATGATTCATATTGATTGGATGATTGGATCTGGTGAGATTGACATAGATGGTATTACACAAACTGGTATGAAAATTCCCATATTTCGCCAGGGAGAATGGGTTTAG
- a CDS encoding phage antirepressor KilAC domain-containing protein → MNTPIKTTESTVNNSATVQTMSSREIAELCGKRHDHVRRDIKQMLEELYSKRDIPKFGDIYLDARSRSQHCYHLPKRECLVLVSGYSTALRAKIIDCWQALEAQVAAPCIDYSSPEVVLGVLTYLKNENERKDNVIAELQPKAKALESLKRSDGLFGIIEAAKVLEMRPKDFIHYLWSHNWVYRRVPGAPLLPYQDKIKKGLMDCSTLTIHKPDGIEKIVSSAKITADGLASLREQFHGGVQ, encoded by the coding sequence ATGAACACTCCCATAAAAACTACAGAAAGCACTGTTAATAATAGTGCAACGGTTCAGACTATGTCTAGCCGTGAGATTGCTGAATTGTGCGGAAAAAGACATGATCATGTAAGGCGTGACATTAAGCAAATGTTAGAAGAACTATACTCTAAAAGAGATATCCCCAAATTTGGGGATATTTATTTAGACGCGCGGAGTCGATCTCAGCACTGCTATCATCTTCCTAAACGTGAATGTTTAGTTCTTGTCTCTGGTTATAGCACTGCTTTACGTGCAAAGATCATTGACTGCTGGCAGGCACTGGAAGCGCAAGTAGCAGCACCTTGCATTGATTACTCCAGCCCCGAAGTAGTTCTTGGTGTCTTGACGTATCTGAAAAACGAAAATGAACGCAAAGATAATGTCATTGCTGAATTACAACCAAAAGCAAAAGCCCTTGAAAGCTTAAAGCGGAGTGATGGTCTATTCGGTATCATTGAAGCAGCAAAGGTATTAGAAATGCGACCAAAGGATTTCATTCATTATTTGTGGAGTCATAATTGGGTTTATAGACGTGTTCCAGGTGCTCCGTTATTACCGTATCAGGATAAAATCAAGAAAGGTCTGATGGACTGCTCAACTCTGACTATTCACAAACCTGATGGAATAGAAAAAATAGTTTCTTCAGCTAAAATCACTGCCGATGGATTGGCGAGCTTGAGAGAGCAATTCCATGGAGGTGTGCAATGA
- the phoU gene encoding phosphate signaling complex protein PhoU yields MFMSHTVRSYDAELKYLEKKIVEMGRHAEKMIKSSVASIISDDLQLAAQVIADDVFLDEAERDIDDKAITIICKRQPMAVDLREIVGAIRISADLERIGDMAKNIAKRAIAISEIRQPATFYRGLEIITTLALNQLAEVLDAYTNRLLDPINAVRDRDNKIDALYTSLFREFLTYMMEDMRNITVCTHLLFCAKSIERIGDHATNIAETLHYIITGHHMSSDRFRDDAVYEVRVEDKKKD; encoded by the coding sequence ATGTTTATGAGCCATACTGTTCGTTCTTACGACGCAGAGTTGAAGTATCTAGAAAAAAAGATTGTAGAAATGGGTCGTCATGCAGAAAAAATGATTAAGAGTTCTGTAGCATCGATAATTTCGGATGATCTTCAATTAGCTGCTCAGGTTATTGCGGATGATGTATTTTTAGATGAAGCAGAGCGTGACATTGATGATAAAGCAATTACCATTATATGTAAGCGTCAACCAATGGCGGTTGATTTGCGTGAAATTGTTGGTGCTATTCGCATTTCTGCTGATCTTGAGCGGATTGGAGATATGGCTAAAAATATCGCTAAGAGAGCCATTGCTATTTCAGAAATACGTCAACCTGCGACTTTTTACCGTGGTCTTGAAATAATTACAACTTTAGCACTCAATCAGTTAGCAGAAGTGTTGGATGCATACACTAATAGATTATTAGATCCTATTAATGCAGTTCGTGACCGTGATAATAAGATTGATGCTCTGTATACGTCTCTTTTTCGTGAATTTTTAACTTATATGATGGAAGATATGCGCAACATTACAGTGTGTACTCATTTGCTTTTTTGTGCGAAAAGCATTGAGAGAATTGGGGATCATGCAACTAATATTGCTGAAACGTTGCATTATATTATAACGGGGCATCATATGTCTTCGGATCGTTTTCGTGATGATGCTGTGTATGAAGTCAGAGTAGAAGATAAGAAAAAGGATTAA
- a CDS encoding type II toxin-antitoxin system RelE/ParE family toxin, producing MDHKLQQRILRHLDVLEATSQLDGINLPGYDSHKLRGFVPTRYTIHVNGPWCITFEFVGSHVIHLDFE from the coding sequence ATTGATCACAAGCTTCAACAGCGTATTCTTCGTCATCTTGATGTACTTGAAGCAACTTCTCAATTGGACGGCATCAATTTACCAGGATACGATTCTCACAAATTAAGAGGTTTTGTTCCAACTCGCTACACTATCCACGTTAATGGGCCATGGTGTATCACATTCGAATTTGTTGGTAGTCACGTGATTCACCTTGATTTCGAGTAA
- the pstB gene encoding phosphate ABC transporter ATP-binding protein PstB, whose product MKIKMRGQDVKVSYGGKEALHGVTLDIPEHKVTALIGPSGCGKSTFLRCFNRMNDIIEGAEVTGLITLDDKNIYDASIDVVELRARVGMVFQKPNPFPKSIFENVAYGPRIHGLTRSRAELHDAVERSLIQAGLFEEVKDRLHDAGTSLSGGQQQRLCIARAIAVNPEVILMDEPCSALDPIATARIEELIDALRQNYTIVIVTHSMQQAARVSQHTAMFHLGNLVEVGETEMMFTSPKEKRTQDYITGRFG is encoded by the coding sequence ATGAAAATCAAAATGCGTGGTCAAGACGTTAAAGTATCTTATGGGGGGAAGGAAGCTCTGCATGGTGTTACTCTTGATATCCCAGAACATAAAGTTACTGCATTGATTGGCCCATCAGGTTGCGGCAAGTCAACTTTTTTACGTTGTTTTAATCGTATGAATGATATAATTGAGGGAGCTGAAGTTACCGGTCTTATCACTTTGGATGACAAAAATATTTATGATGCGTCGATTGATGTAGTAGAGTTACGAGCACGTGTTGGGATGGTGTTTCAAAAACCGAATCCTTTCCCGAAGTCTATTTTTGAAAATGTTGCTTATGGGCCGCGGATTCATGGTTTGACAAGGTCTCGTGCCGAATTGCATGATGCAGTAGAGAGAAGTTTAATACAAGCAGGGTTATTTGAGGAGGTGAAGGATCGTCTTCACGATGCGGGAACAAGCTTGTCAGGGGGGCAGCAACAGCGTTTGTGTATTGCGCGTGCTATTGCGGTGAATCCTGAAGTTATTTTAATGGATGAACCATGTTCTGCTCTTGATCCGATTGCGACAGCGCGTATTGAAGAGCTCATTGATGCATTACGGCAGAATTATACAATTGTTATTGTAACGCATTCGATGCAGCAGGCTGCACGTGTTTCTCAACATACAGCGATGTTCCATTTGGGAAATTTAGTGGAAGTTGGTGAAACTGAAATGATGTTTACTTCACCGAAGGAAAAACGCACGCAAGATTACATTACGGGACGTTTTGGATAA
- a CDS encoding DUF6290 family protein: MTTSIRLPSDLETRLKNLADKTGRTKSFYLREIIERGLEEAEDYYLASQVRERIQKGDATFYSSEEIRKELGLDD, from the coding sequence ATGACGACATCTATTCGGTTGCCAAGCGATCTTGAGACACGTTTAAAAAATCTAGCAGACAAAACAGGACGGACAAAATCTTTTTATCTGCGTGAAATCATTGAACGTGGGCTCGAAGAAGCAGAAGATTATTATTTAGCTTCTCAAGTAAGAGAACGTATACAAAAGGGAGACGCCACTTTTTATAGCTCTGAGGAAATAAGGAAAGAGCTTGGTTTGGACGATTAA
- the pstC gene encoding phosphate ABC transporter permease subunit PstC produces MLVFLAILPLLALSVIGFFVSYARARHLELKGFRMHSRACYYGWWTLLMSIFPASIFFICWNSGSAIYLECHASREIDVFVGRTAESVDRDLMWMTIRSMVKTADSHKGIFSTVSYDDVQAQLAQKSFVFPEGISDYVLQVAQEWHARSMKLKFIGCILFFMIAFCGFIFGIMHVNPRQRARNKIERLIVIGLICASTIAILITVSITLSLFFQTVHFFKFVSFSNFFFGTVWDPRFSAVDSGGKIGQFGMIPLLVGTLYIAFVAMLFAVPVGLFSALYMAEYASARSRSIIKPLLEALAGIPTIVYGFFALMVVGPFLRDIAIALSGGVYFIMAQSVLTAGLVMGIMLIPYVSSLSDDVITAVPNALREGSYGLGVTQSETIKKVVIPAALPGIMGAILLTASRAIGETMIVVLAAGVAAHLTINPFEAMTTMTVKIVNQLTGDFEFDSPQTLVAFALGMTLFVLTFFINIVALYVVRKYQERYE; encoded by the coding sequence ATGCTTGTTTTTCTCGCTATCCTTCCATTATTAGCCCTGAGTGTTATTGGCTTTTTCGTTTCCTATGCGCGCGCTCGTCATCTTGAACTGAAAGGATTCAGGATGCATTCTCGCGCATGTTATTATGGCTGGTGGACACTTTTGATGAGCATTTTTCCAGCCTCTATTTTTTTTATATGCTGGAACAGTGGGAGTGCGATTTATTTAGAATGTCATGCTTCACGGGAAATTGACGTATTTGTGGGGCGCACAGCAGAATCTGTTGATCGTGATCTCATGTGGATGACTATCCGTAGTATGGTTAAAACAGCTGATTCTCATAAAGGTATTTTTTCTACAGTTTCTTACGATGATGTGCAGGCACAGCTGGCTCAGAAGAGTTTTGTTTTTCCTGAAGGAATTTCAGATTATGTGCTACAGGTGGCACAAGAATGGCATGCTCGTTCTATGAAATTGAAATTTATTGGTTGTATTTTATTTTTCATGATTGCATTTTGTGGTTTCATTTTTGGAATTATGCATGTGAATCCACGACAGCGTGCGCGTAATAAAATTGAACGTTTAATTGTCATTGGATTGATTTGTGCGTCTACGATAGCAATTTTGATAACGGTAAGTATTACGCTTTCATTATTTTTTCAAACGGTCCATTTCTTTAAGTTTGTATCATTTTCTAATTTCTTTTTTGGAACGGTTTGGGACCCTCGCTTTTCTGCTGTTGATTCTGGAGGTAAGATAGGGCAATTTGGTATGATACCGCTTTTAGTCGGGACGCTTTATATTGCATTCGTAGCGATGCTTTTTGCTGTCCCGGTTGGGTTGTTTTCTGCCCTTTACATGGCGGAATATGCTTCTGCCCGTTCACGGTCAATTATCAAACCATTGTTAGAAGCACTTGCTGGTATTCCAACGATTGTTTACGGCTTTTTTGCTTTAATGGTTGTAGGTCCTTTTTTGCGTGATATTGCCATTGCTCTTTCCGGCGGAGTTTATTTTATCATGGCGCAAAGTGTTTTAACTGCTGGTTTGGTGATGGGGATTATGTTGATCCCATATGTATCGTCCCTTTCAGATGACGTCATTACGGCTGTTCCGAATGCTTTACGTGAGGGATCCTACGGTTTAGGGGTAACGCAGTCTGAAACGATTAAAAAGGTTGTAATACCAGCTGCTCTTCCTGGGATTATGGGGGCGATTTTGTTAACAGCGTCGCGTGCAATCGGGGAAACAATGATTGTTGTTTTAGCAGCAGGTGTGGCTGCACATTTGACGATTAATCCATTTGAGGCAATGACAACGATGACAGTGAAGATTGTCAACCAATTAACAGGTGATTTTGAGTTTGATTCACCGCAGACTCTCGTTGCTTTTGCATTAGGGATGACACTTTTTGTTCTTACTTTTTTTATAAACATTGTTGCCCTTTATGTTGTGCGTAAATATCAGGAGCGCTATGAATGA
- the pstA gene encoding phosphate ABC transporter permease PstA: MREGFFSQHRDVNLKRRYWAERCFRAYGLMAIFIGLFFLTVLLWSVISRGYTAFLQSEITLSVYFDEEIIDPSQQRVIDSKVLKTANYIPLVRNSLAIKLGVDLNDRALMRDVGRMFSNSVHIQLRDMVTKDPSLIGTTQTMRILAAADIDSAYKGHIDLRVAEKNRRVSDKQIEWMKRLIHDGSLRKSFNYGFFTLGASSRPETSGLGVAIIGSFYMMIIVLVISLPIGVATALYLEEYSHKNKWADLIEININNLAAVPSIVFGLLGLSVFINFLGLPRSASCVGGLVLTLMTLPTIIIATRSALRAVPLSIRVAALGLGASKTQMIFHHVVPLAIPGILTGTIIGLARALGETAPLLLIGMVAFVANIPVSLTDPATALPVQIFMWASEAERAFVEKTSGAIIVLMIFLAIMNFAAVLLRRRFERRW, from the coding sequence ATGAGAGAAGGATTTTTTTCTCAACATCGTGATGTTAATCTAAAACGTAGATATTGGGCTGAACGTTGTTTTCGTGCTTACGGTTTAATGGCTATTTTCATTGGTTTATTTTTTTTAACCGTCCTTTTATGGTCGGTAATTAGTCGAGGTTACACGGCTTTTTTGCAAAGTGAAATTACATTATCAGTTTATTTTGATGAAGAAATAATTGATCCCAGTCAGCAGCGTGTAATTGATTCGAAAGTACTGAAAACTGCAAATTATATCCCTCTTGTGCGCAACTCGTTAGCTATAAAGCTTGGGGTGGATCTTAATGATAGAGCATTAATGCGTGATGTTGGTCGTATGTTTTCAAATAGTGTGCATATTCAATTGCGTGATATGGTAACGAAAGATCCAAGTTTAATCGGGACAACGCAGACAATGAGAATTTTGGCTGCAGCAGATATTGATTCAGCATATAAAGGGCATATTGATTTACGTGTTGCGGAAAAGAATCGTAGGGTTTCCGATAAGCAAATAGAGTGGATGAAACGCTTAATTCACGATGGCTCGCTTCGCAAATCATTTAATTATGGTTTTTTCACGCTCGGTGCATCAAGTCGTCCTGAAACTTCAGGTTTAGGTGTTGCGATAATTGGTTCCTTTTATATGATGATTATTGTTTTAGTAATTTCATTACCCATTGGCGTGGCAACGGCTCTTTATCTTGAAGAATACAGCCATAAAAATAAATGGGCAGATTTAATAGAGATTAACATCAATAATCTTGCAGCGGTTCCTTCGATTGTTTTTGGTCTTTTAGGGCTTTCTGTTTTTATTAATTTTTTGGGGTTACCACGTTCAGCGTCTTGTGTTGGTGGATTGGTTTTAACTCTTATGACGTTGCCAACGATTATCATTGCCACACGTTCTGCTCTGCGAGCTGTTCCACTTTCTATTCGCGTAGCAGCTTTGGGGTTGGGAGCATCGAAGACACAAATGATTTTCCACCACGTTGTTCCGTTGGCTATTCCCGGTATTTTGACAGGAACAATTATTGGTTTAGCGCGTGCATTGGGAGAAACGGCTCCATTGCTTTTAATTGGAATGGTTGCTTTCGTTGCGAATATTCCTGTTTCACTGACGGACCCAGCTACTGCCTTACCGGTTCAAATTTTTATGTGGGCTAGCGAAGCAGAACGCGCTTTTGTTGAAAAAACATCGGGTGCTATCATTGTATTGATGATTTTTTTAGCTATCATGAATTTTGCAGCTGTTCTTTTGCGGCGACGGTTTGAACGACGTTGGTAG